A segment of the Microthrixaceae bacterium genome:
TCCACCGTAGTGACGTACCCGCCGTCCATCTCGACGCCGACCTCCGCCAGGCCGAGGCCCTCGGAATTGGGAATCGACCCGATGGCCAGTAACGCATGACTGCCGGCCGCGATCCGACCGTCGTCGCAGATCACGCTGACCCCCGAGTCGTTGCGTTCGATGCCGACCGCTCGGGCGCCCTTGAGCAGTTTGACCCCGCGGCTGACGAAGTCCTCCTCGAGCACCGCCGCCACCTCGGGATCCTTCTGCGGCAGCACCTGATTGCGACTGACCACGAGCGTGACCTTGGACCCGAGCGACAAGAACATGTGCACGAACTCCACGCCGGTCACCCCGGAGCCGATCACGACCAGATGTTCGGGGATCTCCCGGGGCGGGTAGGCGTCTCGTGTGGTGAGAATCCGATCACCATCGGGCTGGGCGAACTCGGGGATCCGTGGGCGCGATCCGGTGGACACCAAGATGGCGTCGGCCTCGATCTCCTCCACCGCCCCATCGACGGTGTGCGCTTCGACCCGGTGCTCGCCCACGAGTCGTCCGGTGCCCATGATGATGCGAACACCCTGGCTTTCAAGCAGCTGACGACCGGAACGTTCGAGGGTGGCGGTGATGGTGGAGATGCGGGTCTTGAGCGCGGCCAGATCGACGTGGCCCTGCGCCGGCTGCAGCCCCATCGACTCGGCCTTGGCCAGTTCTCCCACCGCACCTCCGGTGGCGATCATCGCCTTCGACGGCACGCAGTCCCACAGATTCGCGGCGCCGCCGATCACGTCGCGTTCGATCAGCGTGACCTTGGCGCCCAGGCGGGCCGCCACCGTCGCCGCCTGCACCCCCGCAGGCCCACCACCGATGATCACAAAGCGCAGCGTCATGGGGCCAAGGCTACCGGCGGCACCGCACCGCGAGATCACCCCTCGGGCGCCCTGGCGTCGCCAGGAGGTCCGAGCGCGAAACCCCACGGCTGCTAACGTTTCGGTGTGCTCTCCGCCCGAACGTCTGCTCGTCGTCTGCCGGAGCCACCCTCCCATGACCGATGACCAGCGACGAGCGCTGCCGGTTCCTCCTCCAACGCGTCGGGACCGGATACGGGAGGCGATGAACGAACGGCTCCCCGAAGGGACGATGGCGCGACGATGCGCTGAACGCGCGCTCACAGCGCTGCGCGCTGCCCGCTCGCTCGTTCCGCTGCGCTACGGCGGCACCCGTCGAAAGCCCGAGCGGGAGTACCCCTACGCTCAATGGTTGGACTCACGGCGCAGCGCTCCCCGACCGGCATCCTCGCGCCCGGCCGAACGGGGATCGGTGCTCGTTGTCGCCTTCGTGCAACCCGATACGTCGGCGACATCGCTCGAGCGCACCGCCGCATCGGTGCGATCACAGCACGGCGCGGTAGCCCGCCTCGAGGTTGTGGACGCCGACGCCGTCGAGTGGTCGCCGTCGTCATGCGGTGCCGACCTCGAGACCTTCGTCATCATCGTGCGCGCCGGCGACGTCATCGAGGCGGACACGGCTCGCAGGGTTCTCGATGCGTGGTGGCGACGCCCCGACGTCGAACTCGTCAGCTGGGACGACGATCTCGGCGCAACCTCGCCGAGGTTCCGAGACGGCTGGGCCCCCGACACTCTGCTGTGTTTCAACACGCTGGGACGCTCGTTCGCGCTGCGCGCCGACATGTTCACGCGCTCCGGCGGCTTCCACCCGACCGACGGCGACGCCGCGTGGTGGGACCTTGTCCTGCGCTCCGATCTCGACGACTCGCGGGTCGAACACATTCCTGATGTTCTGGGCCACCTGGCCGTTCGCCCGCTCGATGCCCCCGACGGGGCAGACGCCTTCATCAATCACTGGCTCGAACGCCACGGGTGGCCGGCCAAGGCGGTGCACCGTCAAACCCACATCGACCTCGAGTGGACGCTGGATTCGCCACCGTCGGTGTCGATCATCGTCCCGTCGCGCTGCAACCGACCCATGTTGGAGCGACTGCTGCCCAGC
Coding sequences within it:
- a CDS encoding FAD-dependent oxidoreductase — protein: MTLRFVIIGGGPAGVQAATVAARLGAKVTLIERDVIGGAANLWDCVPSKAMIATGGAVGELAKAESMGLQPAQGHVDLAALKTRISTITATLERSGRQLLESQGVRIIMGTGRLVGEHRVEAHTVDGAVEEIEADAILVSTGSRPRIPEFAQPDGDRILTTRDAYPPREIPEHLVVIGSGVTGVEFVHMFLSLGSKVTLVVSRNQVLPQKDPEVAAVLEEDFVSRGVKLLKGARAVGIERNDSGVSVICDDGRIAAGSHALLAIGSIPNSEGLGLAEVGVEMDGGYVTTVDHHLRTSLPHIYVAGDLSGKLPLSSVASMQGRKIAEHVMGMHIVSHRHLDYDKAASAIFTDPEIADVGLAEADAFAEGRKVRVTKVPFATTAKALINNDSRGFVKLVSDPATGVVLGGSIVGRHAAELISVIAVAVNAGLRVNDIAESLLVHPALAEALMEAAE